GATTCACTACCGATACCGACATAAGATCACTTTCCTACTTCATAGCCTTACAGATATTAAAAGTAACCTCCTCATTAATCAGTCAGAACTTCATCTACCCTCTCTCCATATCAACTAAGACACGTTTagtagcaaggaatggtctccctaagATGATGGAAACCTCAAAATCACcctcacaatcaagtatcacaaaatccatagaaaaaataaatgactccACTTTCACAAAAACATTTTGGAGAACACCAAGGGGttcttcacagttctatcggcCATGAGTAGATGCATCACAGTCGGTTTCGGAgcccctaaacccaacttcttgtagaTAGACAATGGCATCAAATTAATGTTGGCACCTAAGTCGCACAAAGCTTTCGCAAAGTGTAACATCCCaatggtacaaggaatagtAAAAGCTCCAGGTTCCTCCTTCTTTTGCAAAAGTGACCTAC
The DNA window shown above is from Solanum stenotomum isolate F172 chromosome 6, ASM1918654v1, whole genome shotgun sequence and carries:
- the LOC125868673 gene encoding uncharacterized protein LOC125868673, whose product is MPFEVEGVIEKDEDEIEVTETPKDDTEKEVERLVKKTEEGKYYRFIALLKQLSINVSLIEALEQMSSAISSRSLLQKKEEPGAFTIPCTIGMLHFAKALCDLGANINLMPLSIYKKLGLGAPKPTVMHLLMADRTVKNPLVFSKMFL